The region AGACTTAGAGTTCCAAGTTTAGTTCTTGAGATTAGTTCCTTTTGGTCAAAACGAGGCTATAGAAGCAGACTGATTTTGTTCAAAGACAAATTACCTGCAGTTTGCATAACGCCTCCTGGTGTTGGGAGCTGGTATTGTGAGCTGGACTGAGAACAGTGAGCCACGGGTACAGAGCACCGTAATGGGTGCACGAGTtgatctgaaacacacacaaacatccagaCGTCTAAGACAATAATCATTTTTGGCCAATAGATTAAAGATGGTGGTCAAATATCACCAGAAATCCTGTAtcaaaaaagtcattttaagaaaagCTAGCATTTGAATCGGTTTTAATGAATCTGGCTGTTTCATGGAGATAAAcgtgtgtttttaatcatacaAAGACAACAGCGTTAATTTTCAGCTACTGTACCAGATCGTCGGCGCTCTTCAGTGACCTGCGTGTTGGACGTTTGTGTGGCGGGTTGGTGTGTGTATCTGAGTTTGTCTGCGTCAGTCGGTCGATGTAGACAGAAGCCAATCGGAACAGAAGCTCCTGGATGACAGCTTCCTGTGACGAGGCCATGAGCATCGCCTCCCAGAAATCCACCTGTAAGCAATTCTCACAGCCCAGttcctaaaaacacacacacacacacacacgtttttaATGCTCCTTTTTTCAAGAACTTCCATTTAAGATTgatcaaaatgaacaaaatttgTGTAAATTTCAAGCAATATGGCAATGTGACAAATAGGTGGGTTGATTTGACTCATAGCTGTTTCCAGCTAAATTCCAGGTgccagtaaaacacacacacacacaccttgaaTATATGGTCCGCCTGTTCCAGCTGAACTTTGCTGTTCTCGTGCAGAGCGACCATGCCAGCCACTAGCAGTCCTGGCTGGGAGCGTGCCAGCTGCTGAGTCAGCGCTGTGGGATGGATGGGTGTATGCTGGCCTCCACCTCCGCCGTGCAGCAACAGCCTCGGCTCCTCGATGAACCCGTAAACCAGCAgcatctaaacacacacacacacacacacacagaaagcagcagatttttacattttaacctCTCGTTTCTCATTCTAGAGTTTATGTTCAcaattattgattcatttgtcTTTGACTACAATACTAACTGAACAATTTATGAATTAAACtaatttatttaaccttttaaatACCATTGATTAACCTGAAAGTCATTAAATTCATGCTGGGCAGCCAAACATTGTCCaaactaaactttattttaaattctagagGTGGACCCaaagtttaaattttaaatgtatgtttaaatgtttataatgtttcaATGCATGGGGAAATATATgcaaatgatgcacaagacattttcatttgatggaATAATGCGGCCATGTGGTATGAAGATTTCACTTGTAAACATCATATGTGTAGTTTCAATGATACTGTtcattataaacaaacaaaaacacttcaagCCCTAAACACcatagaaaaaagaaagcaaaataaacaaaaccaccacATCCCCTCTCCCCTCTAACCTCAGTGTGTCTCTCCATCAGCTGCGTGTACTGCGGCAGGTCATCCAAGCGCAGCATcatggttgccatggtgattgTCAGTGGCACCAACACGCCGGTGCTGTCCTCCAGACGCTGTAAGATTTGCACCGTCCGAGCAGGACTGATGTTTATCATGGACGGGCTGGCGCACACGCTGACGAGCTGCGAgggctctgattggctgaaaatGTCTATGACCTCATCGGCTGCTTCCTGCAGAgagagtttttttgtgttttcttttatattgttttatttacgCTCTCAGGTGGTGCAAGTGTTTATGACAATAGCTGATAAAGTGCTAAACATGAAAAGATACAACTAATTAATTACATGTTTAATACACAATTTACAGGCTGTATTGTGGCCATCTCATTGTGAGTTTTCAATGTAACCTATGGCAACGAATTTTAAAGTAGTTAACATAAGCAAGTTCTCCATGAATACAGCTGAATTTTTATGTTAAGTGTGAAGCTTTTATTTACCTGACTGAGGACCTGCTCTGTTTCTTCTAACAGGAAATGCTTCAGGTAAAATAAGAAGCCGGATCCGTAGGAGTGAGGGCTGCTGGGAAAGGGGCGGTTCCTGGCCATGACCTTTGTGACTGACAGACCAGACATCCTGTAGTAGGGCAAAGCCAGGTGACAGTCCTTCTGGCTGCCCCTTATAGACGGGAAAAGAGAGGaattagtgctgaaacaattcaACAACAATATTGATCATCAGAAAATCATTTGTCAActcaaaacaccaaacattcaactgcttcaagcttctcaaatgtgaggattcgctgtctctctctgtttcatgtcattgtaaatagaatatttttaggttttggacCGTTGCAGATGCAACAAGCAATCTGAGGACATGACATTGGGGTCATTTTTAGCAATATTAATTGTGCATCTacttatataaataaaataaacaacaatccTTAGTAGACAACATGCAAAGCTCTAAATGTTGCCAACATGCTCATCAGTCTGCTTTTACAATAACTATTACagatttaaatcattttatttgagGTTTTTAGGCTTAGGTTTATTGATACAACTTAAATATAtcttaaaatacaacatatcaaACATCGTCAGGGATGAAACAATTACGTCCTGGACTTATTCTCATCATTGTAGCTGCTGTTTTAGGGATAGAAGTTCATTGtctgacatgaaaaaatattacaatatatatgCACTAAACATAGATACCTACAAACGAactatacatatataaacagaGATATATTTAAGAGGTCTGTCCCCTAAGTTTGCACATTTGAAAGTGTGGCATCAGTTTCAGTGACATATTAGAGCGAGTGTGCAAAGATTAAGAGATGATTTCTACATTTCTATATCTGTTTTAAGGGATGTGTGTCCATGTTACCTGCTGAAACAGTCTCCCAGCTGAGCACAGTTCTCCCTCAACGCCTCCTCCAGttcttgtctctctgtctgcgcagctgtctgtctctcagtctgtctgtctgtatctgtctgcagagaCACCGCAGGGTCGCCCTCgctgctctgtctctgttctgACGGCTGGAGTAAGGAGGCGCGGAGAAGGAGGTGAGCTTCACTGAAGAGGTGTCGCAGACTTTGGGCCTGCGGGTTGGTCTCTGCATAACGCTGACTGTATTCAACCTgacacacagggagagaagTGAGACAAGCACGGGAACGTgttcatgcacacaaacacatctgtacTGAAAAAAGATCTCATCCTaaaaatagggctgcaactaaccataattttaattatcaattattcaGTTACTTAATTCATTGTTGAGTCTATAAAAAAAGGTGCCAACTTCTAATTGCTttttcagaaaatattcaatttacaattttataaaattgtagcaaattgtcacattttagaagctgaagcttgcaaatgtttggtatttcaatttcatttacaACAATTAATGGATTTTAATGGACAAAGATGTTGGAAAATAGTCAACTTATtgatttcttaatttttttgaaaaaatctGTCAGTGTAGGAAGATTATTTCAATCTGATTTCAGTAGAAATAAACTTATTTCAGGAATGTCCAAGAAATTACTGTCTGTAAAGAAGGAACAAGACATGTCAGGGCACTGGAATGAAGTAACATGAAACCtgattttagaaaatatttaaaacacattgacatgttttgcaaacagattaaaatattattttcttctgCACTGgataactttactgttttaagaaaaaggactcaattgatatttttatagtCCAGGTGGCATTTAATACACATGCATATTTGCAAATATCTATGTGCCTCTACAGTATACATGTTTAAATCACCCGATgactgattttgtttatttcctttcacaTCACATTACAGTTCAGTGCTCTTTCAattactttttcacttttttttctatttctaagatgtcctatgtttttttttggggggggggggggggggggctggttgcatttcctttttctttcatgaTTATTCTTCATCATTGTGCTTATAAATGCAAGAAATACACAAGTACAGGCATTCAGATGGAGCCTTTGAGACTTTTGTTTGACAGTTAATAAAGTGATGTATTACCATCTCTTGGTAGAGAGTGATGGGGGAGACGGTGTCAACCACATAGAGGTTCCATCCGTGTCCGGCCGTGCTGGTCTCTCTGGGAGAAGAGACTGTCCACTTCCTGCTCCTGAGGTCAGAGGTTACACACAGAGAGGTAACAATAAGTATGAGCAAACAGAGAGATGAGCTGAATCCCCGAGTCTGGTGTCATGATCTCACAGTCTGACGAACACTTCTGCTGGAGGGCTCTGACTTTTTGAGGAGATGTTTAGCTAATCTTCAAACCTGAAAATGCTGGAAAATACCTGGAAATCCTTAAATCACTTATGTCAATTTGAAAGAACAATGAGTAAAAAATGTAGACAAGCCCTGTCACACTCACCCACATATCAGTGATTTGGCCCAGACACTGGGATTCAGCCATTTATCCAGAATACCTTCTATTTTAAAGTTACATTAAATCCATAGGAAACTAACAGCATTCCTATTTATTCCCATATGATTTGATCTGGTTGTCTTTGTGGATGTGTCTCCACAGGACAATGATGATACACTTAagacatacacaaacagtaTACTAAACATCGCTTCACAGGTTTTACATGAACCAAGTGGAGAAAATGTTACAGCTTGAGTTGCACATGCGTTACAAACTACAGTATTAGAGACAGTTGTTCACTCTTATAATGGATACTATCTGCATCACCATCATACTCCCAGAGAAGAACAACCTTTTGGTTACAGTTGCTAGATAATACATCACGTGTATGACACTAAAATGGTAGTACACTAATACATAACCAGACAAACAGTTAGTGAACTGTTAGTGAACGTGTTAACACGGTAAAAAGGTAACCTGGGGCTCCTGTGcatgtgatttgtgtgtgtgtgtgtgtgtgtgtgtgtgtgtgtgtgtgtgtgtgtgtatgtgtgtgtgtgtgtgtgtgtgtaacagcagCTGGTTGGTTTTTAGACAAACAGGCATATTTTACAATCTACTAGAGATTGCCAGCACTACAGTAGGAGATGTAAATGATGGTTGgaaaacttgtgtgtgtttagtcgCCATTATTAAGTTTGCTATGAAGCAAGTCTATTGAAACGTCCATAGATTGTCTCGTGATGCCTAAAACAGACGTAGTATTTCTCCGTTTCTGTGCTGCAGTTTTAATACTTAGATGTAACACACAACAGTCAGGTACCTAAACATGCTTGTGTCATTTATTATGTGtgttctctttaaaaaaaaagacaagttaGCTAAAAGCGCAGAACAAAATCCAAAACgtcttttttaatttcactccAAACGTGATTAGTTTGTGAACAAggaggcgcacacacacactgagggcGGTTAGGCAGGTTATGGTCGGCTAGATTTAGGGACTAAAACAGGAAGTGTTGTCACTTTTAGACCAAGCTGCAAAGTCTAACAGAAATTTTGACAATTTATAATCACTGGCTGTTAAATGGCCTGTATGgatgttttaatatgttgttaatATGTTGCCATCTAGTTTCTAAGACTCTTTACAGGAGGTGAAACGATGTCGGGAAACTTTAACATCAGAAAAGGTTACTGAAGGCCATATAAGAGCTACATCTTAGTAAACATTTGCTCTTTCTCAGACAATCTGGGGGCATTTGTGTGGATACTTTCATTATAAATGACCTTTAACGGCAAAGATTTGTCTGCTTTCAAATATAATCAAAAAGTAAAGATTTTTCTTAGTTGGTGATAGATTtgcaatatttacatataatcATTTTACATATAATTCTTAAATGGTTTGTCACtcctttaatatttcagttataTCAAACACATGTGACTGTAATTATTGGATTAATGGCACCAATATAAATCAATGATTAGCTTCGTAATTACAAAATTCAGGTTGGAAATGATGCAAATTTCTTATTTGATGGAATTTACTGaatattaatgatttattttaatgctcAGCTGCgatttctgtttctatttctgcTGCGCTGTCACACATTCAAATGTCCTACTACATTTTGTACCTCCATGTTTTTAAAACCTTAATGTATCTTATAGACAAGGTGAGGGAGAGATATCTTGACATGTTGAACTTGTGTCCATTTTTCCCTCACAAGGCATTTTTTATGAAGTAGGGAAAAACTTTCTACACCGATATTCCAGTTCAGGCGAATCACTACTGTTGATTTGCTGTCTAGtaatatttatttcagtgatgaatgcaacaacacaaacaagctgCTTCAATGGAAgctgagagaaaacagctttttgttttgagaCATTAAAGATGAAATAATGTCCAAACCGTCAAgatattcctttaaaataagAGTTACTCTCATGATTCCTttaataatcatctgcttagGTGAGTATTTTGAGGGTCTTAGCGTTGCAGCTCGGCCTGGAAGTGACAACTGAGactgttgggggggggggttggggtttGTCTTACAGGAAGGGGCGTGATAGAAGGCTCTCCAGAGCCGGCGTGGTTGCGGGATCGATTCCCACCGCCAGGAAAATACCAGTCAGCATGGTGTGTTCTTTCAACTCgctaaaatacaacacacagtaaacaggTTTATAAATGCATGTATGCctgcacgcacacgcacgcgcacaaacacgcacacacacgcacactaactcacacacacacacacacacacacacacacaaacaccaccaACCTCTCTTCAGTTTATTCCTGTATCTACAGGGAggtatctgtctatctatctgacATATTCAACGCTGGTTTTAAAACTGAAAGGTGTGATCAATATAGTATCATagtcatgtgtgtgttcatgtattagtgtgtgtgtacagcttgtgtgtgtgcgtgacatACAGGCCCCTGCGTTGTGTGTTGCGTTCGGTCTCCTCTGGCGTTTCTGCGTCGGCGGTGGAGAGCAGCACAACATGGCGGCCGAAGACACACACGGAGCGCAGGCCGATGAACAGCTGCATCCTGAGCGCACACACCTCGAGGGCGGAGGGCGGACAGGCCttcaaacacgcacacacacacacacatatatattttaagatacTTGTGTCTGTAACTACACCAAACAAAGagtcaaaatgttcaaaaagtaAAGTAGGAGTTTTGGTTTAGAGGTGTGGGGTTAAAGGTCAGGCTCATACCTTCATGGTGGTATCGATGTAAGGGTCTTCAATCCTGGCAGCTACTGCTGCACAGCGCACCGTGAAGCACTGCAATGCACTcctaacacacaaacagaaataaacacacacatgttcagtATGTGCGATGTATTTTAAACAGAAACTATATGACTGAGTGATAATTCAATATCTGACTTTCAGCATCATACTGATGTGATCATCTCATGTTATCTTTCTACAAAATTCTGCTGTTCAATTTGATGATTCCAACTAATTTGtaatcaaaaaataacatttaccCATTTAATGCATAATAGTGAAACACAGTTCATACTGTATCAGAAAATATCCTTATTAATAATGTGATATTGATTTCAACCATGTTTCCCAGCTCTACCTGAGTAATAAGGAAAGACATCTTAAGTCATTTAGTCTATTACTGAGTCTGATATCTTTGAAGTAAgacaaataatttaatttcattttcagaagactaaatattaaaattagGGCTATACCACTACTTAGTATCAAATGTTGGCATTTTAGAGTTTTTTCCTGATCTGAATAAAGACTCATATGTAGATCATACGTTGTACATATTGTGATTCTGGGCTGTATAAACAAAACTGACATGACACGCACCGATATCTACATTAAATCAGGGCTGCAGACGTACTTGGTTATGACGTGTAGCAGATGGTCTGTTAGCACCGCCTCCAGGACCTTCTCTGGATACTGATAGGCTGAGATAAGCTCAACTCCACCCTTCAGACTGTACAGGTAGCCGGCGCTGGGAAGTGAGAAAAAGCAGAAGACACACGCTGGTTCATCAAGAGACACTGACTGGttacctgcagagagacagagacagaaacaataTTAATAGCTTAGCTTTCCACAGCTTTCAGCCAACTCTCAAGGTCTTCGTCAGCAGATAAACATGCACGCTCATATTAAACCACATACAGTTACTAAAATGACTAATACACGCTTATATATAACTTCATTTGTCAATTTTTGATATTACAGCAGTAAATCTGTGGAATTGTAGGACCATTGTGAATAAATCTCCATCATAAGAAGTTATTTGTCCATTACAGAGtcttaaaatcatttaattgtttttaaaagtgacaCAATTTCATCCATTTCAATACAAACCAAATTAAACCTAAAAAGAAGAAGCTACATTTTTCTTGTGGATCTGCCACCTATGGATTATGATCTGCAAATCAACGTGTTTCAAGAATTTCATAGAATCAAGAGTCTTTTTCTTGATACCAGAGCAACAATCAGCATTATTTGTCTAGTTTGTAGCTGTTGACATTTATTCAAAGTccttaaaaaaggaaaactgcGCTGAGAAAGAGTAGAAAATCTCAGCCCACAGactaaattgttttgttttcagaaaaataaatcttaaaagCTGAAGATGAGACCTTGTGACTTGTTAAAATTAATGAGTTTTGCACTGAATATgatgtaaaattaattaaaattgttaaattaatgtaaaactGGTTTGAATATTTGTTATTATATATCTGTTTGTTAGAACGTTTACCATGTACTGCTTTATTAATATTTCTCTAGAATATAAAGAAGGATAATATACAGCATTTCAGGTTGAGCTCTAATAAAACAGTGGGTTCTTATGAGATGAGAAGGCATTATTAGACAAAATGTGCTGCTTTTATACAGACACTCTTCCTGTCATGCTGTATAGTGAACTCACTGGTGAACAGCGGGTGGAGCTGTAGGGAGTGAAGTTGTGTCTCCTCCACACTGCAGCCCTGGAAGTAATCTGGAGTAAAACGCCTGCAGGAAAGAAATCACACAGGCTGAATATACCTCACTCAGTAATAAAACAGCCTGATTCATAAGATCTAAAGTTCGACcacttttcaaaaatatacacaccTGAAGAGGACGTAGGACAGTGTGTAttgtcctctgtcctccagtCCGGTCTTTTCAATGCTGACGGGGATGTCACAGTCTTTAGCTCGGTCGCCGAGCAACTCCCCGTGTCTCGGGAGGAGCAGGAAGTCAGCTTGGTCTTCTGGATAATCTgctgcgcgcacacacacacacacacacacacacacacacacacaacaaatgtttttctcatGTGCTGCAACACCCTAAAGCTTGATGGTagccaaaaataaatatattcaacaGCTTTCGGCAAAAATGAATAGCTTAAAagagctgctgttctgtctttttcattttgtttttgggaaggaTTTTGTTATGAGTAAGGTGGTGGTTCTCAAGGTGAGGTCCGGGCACAATATAATGCACAATATTAATGATAATACACAAATGGGGGTCCATGGTCTAAtctgtgtcagtttaggggtccttgacatgaaataATTTGAGAACTACTGCGGTAAGGCGTTGAGTGTTTTGTATGTTGCTAATGTGATTTTCCTGTTTTGAGTCccttaaatatattaaaaaagaaacagtgagcatttaaactgtataaaaatcaCAGTTATGAAAACTGTAGCTGTGATCCCACTGAACatgaaatgtcaacattttgCACCCAAAACAAGCAACCACAGCTTTAAGTGGAAGATCATCCAAACTCTACTTTGTAAATCAAAACATTTGGGCCTCAGAGCTCATGTCACCTCTTTTACAATGTGTCATATTTGAGAGTCGTTATAATGCTCCGGACCATCACAGTcagctgtttttgttgctgACTGCCGGTCCAATCTCAGCTCAACTCTGACGAAAAACCACAACTGACTAACTAAATACAACCCAACAAGTGATGAAGTCAAAAACTTAACAAACACTGATGacgttttgtgtgtgttttaccacTTTTATGAGGGTCCGATGATTCTTCCAGGGTTATAGGTTCAGTGGATGCATCCAGTTTCAGTACCAGCACCTCCAGCTCCGCCTGCATCGCCACATATCCTCCACACAGCGCAACCTTGGGGGCACATGAGGTGTTAGAATAACCAAGACCAGAGAATGTCAATTTTAGTAGTTTCAAGATATGAAAACTGCAAATGCTTATGCGGTCTTATGTTTGAGTAGTCGAGTAGAATGTTTTAGGATTTTTCCTCTATCGATCATTTATTCTCATGACTGACACACTGACGCCAGAATAGGGGGGGGCAACGAGACTTTTTGTCCCCCCACTTTCAGGTGTTGTGGTAATAAAGTGGTAACATCTAAGCCAGGTATTACAGTAAGCCTATTCAACACAAATACAGCTGTGCAATATGATGTGATGGTAAAATTAGAggatataaaaacaacatcaatGCAGCATTGGGCGTAAAGTTGGTTTAAAGTTTGGTCTAGAATATAGAGAAAACATAAGGTTGATACTGTATTTAGAGGTTAATGCATGTAATCATTTAACAATACTCACAAATAATGTTAAATACAGTTATTATGGGTCATGTTTTGTTAGGAATGTACAGCAACTTAAGAAATTAGTTATATCGTTATACACAGTGTAATTAGTATGAACACGACCTACTGACGGGATTCTGCACATTCTCACAACAGCTAGTATGAATATTATTTACTGGTATAATTGTATAACAGCTAAACAGACTATGAAGACAAgacaacaaaaggaaaaagtgaagaaaaggttttaaataCCTGTTTAGGTTTCATTCCTGGAAGATGCAGGATGACGGAGCGTTCAAAgtccaaaaaggaaaaattcTGGTTTGAACTTGAGGTCTGACCTTGGAGCAAGAAGCACAAGAGTCTGTTAGGTCGACCTTTTTGTATCATCACAGGCCTTTTAGTATATGCATTGTTTATGAGCACACTGGTCTCTCTTAAGGTGTGTAAAAAGCCATCAATGACCAGTGATGAGAATCAAATGACATCTGCATGTACACATCATGGCTGTTTTGCATAAAGGAACTAATTTTGTCCTTTAGTCTCAGTGCACAAATAATTTACACCATTTTCTATGTGAGGATTAATTTAATATGCCTACAAATaatgtgttcacatgttcacatcTATGTGTTACTTGACTTGAGTTACCTTGACTCTGACTGGAGCTCTGCTGAGTGTTTGGCCAGGGGCTCTGAGGGTTCTGCTGACTCTGattctgcttgtttttccagagaaagaaacattatgaagctaaaacatttactgtatcaaTAAGATTCAACTTATATTCATTACAGCAGGTAATatataaaagacacaaaacatgttCAAATGAGAGATAAACCAGATGAAAAGATAATACcacatttgatattttaatacttttttagaGCTTAGAGATGCAATAAAATGGacacaatcaaatcaaataaataatatttaactgGTTTATACTCTAGAGAGATCCCTCACTGTGTTATTTACCACGCCAACAACTTCTTTCAacaggaattatatcatattaagGAAGAAAATATGCCAATGTGtcttaaatttacataaaatctaCAGAGGAGTTAAAATCCCAGATTAGCAGTTGGATTCTTACCAGGTTCTGCTGGTTCTGTCTCCTCAAAGTAAACAGAACCAGAGTCTTTTCGCAGCCAACCAGAAGGTCACCCGTTACCGGGCAACACGCCACGGCGACAGGGCGCTCTGACATAGGGATCTCAATGATCTCCATCTGTACTCCACCCCGCTGAGACGCCCCACGCAGCAGGTGACCCAACAAGCGCACCCCGACACGGGCCTTTTCCTCAGCCTAAACGTGGGGCAagaaataatcataatcatataataaactttatttatatagtacaaTCCATGCATAAAAGCAGATAAtcaatacataaacatacacagaaTTATATTCCAGTTATTGTTTACTCAGTTTCCTAGTTTGGATCATCTTTAAGTGATAATATGGT is a window of Thunnus thynnus chromosome 8, fThuThy2.1, whole genome shotgun sequence DNA encoding:
- the hps3 gene encoding Hermansky-Pudlak syndrome 3 protein isoform X2 — encoded protein: MVHVYNCHPFASQQILQVEQEPRLVCCGGGALFVVATGGCKVEAYNLEVEGCPLICRFATMGTVRSMQHSKIGDYLVTIEEKNSATYLRAYTNWRYQAEEKARVGVRLLGHLLRGASQRGGVQMEIIEIPMSERPVAVACCPVTGDLLVGCEKTLVLFTLRRQNQQNLNQSQQNPQSPWPNTQQSSSQSQGQTSSSNQNFSFLDFERSVILHLPGMKPKQVALCGGYVAMQAELEVLVLKLDASTEPITLEESSDPHKSADYPEDQADFLLLPRHGELLGDRAKDCDIPVSIEKTGLEDRGQYTLSYVLFRRFTPDYFQGCSVEETQLHSLQLHPLFTSNQSVSLDEPACVFCFFSLPSAGYLYSLKGGVELISAYQYPEKVLEAVLTDHLLHVITKSALQCFTVRCAAVAARIEDPYIDTTMKACPPSALEVCALRMQLFIGLRSVCVFGRHVVLLSTADAETPEETERNTQRRGLELKEHTMLTGIFLAVGIDPATTPALESLLSRPFLSRKWTVSSPRETSTAGHGWNLYVVDTVSPITLYQEMVEYSQRYAETNPQAQSLRHLFSEAHLLLRASLLQPSEQRQSSEGDPAVSLQTDTDRQTERQTAAQTERQELEEALRENCAQLGDCFSRGSQKDCHLALPYYRMSGLSVTKVMARNRPFPSSPHSYGSGFLFYLKHFLLEETEQVLSQEAADEVIDIFSQSEPSQLVSVCASPSMINISPARTVQILQRLEDSTGVLVPLTITMATMMLRLDDLPQYTQLMERHTEMLLVYGFIEEPRLLLHGGGGGQHTPIHPTALTQQLARSQPGLLVAGMVALHENSKVQLEQADHIFKELGCENCLQVDFWEAMLMASSQEAVIQELLFRLASVYIDRLTQTNSDTHTNPPHKRPTRRSLKSADDLINSCTHYGALYPWLTVLSPAHNTSSQHQEALCKLQSLLCGPSLSVGSVAPLLERLSEETLWGFSLHLLCSTRRGQYDSSIEKLLDRCPQAIIAYANHQLQDKNMVLWWQKLLPELCNRTRAAADNNILLAALKETLVVVAMEMSPAEFLELIPDDGTASYFLPHLLTCSQRHLLA
- the hps3 gene encoding Hermansky-Pudlak syndrome 3 protein isoform X3 — protein: MVHVYNCHPFASQQILQVEQEPRLVCCGGGALFVVATGGCKVEAYNLEVEGCPLICRFATMGTVRSMQHSKIGDYLVTIEEKNSATYLRAYTNWRYQAEEKARVGVRLLGHLLRGASQRGGVQMEIIEIPMSERPVAVACCPVTGDLLVGCEKTLVLFTLRRQNQQNLQNQSQQNPQSPWPNTQQSSSQSQGQTSSSNQNFSFLDFERSVILHLPGMKPKQVALCGGYVAMQAELEVLVLKLDASTEPITLEESSDPHKSDYPEDQADFLLLPRHGELLGDRAKDCDIPVSIEKTGLEDRGQYTLSYVLFRRFTPDYFQGCSVEETQLHSLQLHPLFTSNQSVSLDEPACVFCFFSLPSAGYLYSLKGGVELISAYQYPEKVLEAVLTDHLLHVITKSALQCFTVRCAAVAARIEDPYIDTTMKACPPSALEVCALRMQLFIGLRSVCVFGRHVVLLSTADAETPEETERNTQRRGLELKEHTMLTGIFLAVGIDPATTPALESLLSRPFLSRKWTVSSPRETSTAGHGWNLYVVDTVSPITLYQEMVEYSQRYAETNPQAQSLRHLFSEAHLLLRASLLQPSEQRQSSEGDPAVSLQTDTDRQTERQTAAQTERQELEEALRENCAQLGDCFSRGSQKDCHLALPYYRMSGLSVTKVMARNRPFPSSPHSYGSGFLFYLKHFLLEETEQVLSQEAADEVIDIFSQSEPSQLVSVCASPSMINISPARTVQILQRLEDSTGVLVPLTITMATMMLRLDDLPQYTQLMERHTEMLLVYGFIEEPRLLLHGGGGGQHTPIHPTALTQQLARSQPGLLVAGMVALHENSKVQLEQADHIFKELGCENCLQVDFWEAMLMASSQEAVIQELLFRLASVYIDRLTQTNSDTHTNPPHKRPTRRSLKSADDLINSCTHYGALYPWLTVLSPAHNTSSQHQEALCKLQSLLCGPSLSVGSVAPLLERLSEETLWGFSLHLLCSTRRGQYDSSIEKLLDRCPQAIIAYANHQLQDKNMVLWWQKLLPELCNRTRAAADNNILLAALKETLVVVAMEMSPAEFLELIPDDGTASYFLPHLLTCSQRHLLA
- the hps3 gene encoding Hermansky-Pudlak syndrome 3 protein isoform X4, producing MVHVYNCHPFASQQILQVEQEPRLVCCGGGALFVVATGGCKVEAYNLEVEGCPLICRFATMGTVRSMQHSKIGDYLVTIEEKNSATYLRAYTNWRYQAEEKARVGVRLLGHLLRGASQRGGVQMEIIEIPMSERPVAVACCPVTGDLLVGCEKTLVLFTLRRQNQQNLQNQSQQNPQSPWPNTQQSSSQSQGQTSSSNQNFSFLDFERSVILHLPGMKPKQVALCGGYVAMQAELEVLVLKLDASTEPITLEESSDPHKSADYPEDQADFLLLPRHGELLGDRAKDCDIPVSIEKTGLEDRGQYTLSYVLFRRFTPDYFQGCSVEETQLHSLQLHPLFTSNQSVSLDEPACVFCFFSLPSAGYLYSLKGGVELISAYQYPEKVLEAVLTDHLLHVITKSALQCFTVRCAAVAARIEDPYIDTTMKACPPSALEVCALRMQLFIGLRSVCVFGRHVVLLSTADAETPEETERNTQRRGLSRKWTVSSPRETSTAGHGWNLYVVDTVSPITLYQEMVEYSQRYAETNPQAQSLRHLFSEAHLLLRASLLQPSEQRQSSEGDPAVSLQTDTDRQTERQTAAQTERQELEEALRENCAQLGDCFSRGSQKDCHLALPYYRMSGLSVTKVMARNRPFPSSPHSYGSGFLFYLKHFLLEETEQVLSQEAADEVIDIFSQSEPSQLVSVCASPSMINISPARTVQILQRLEDSTGVLVPLTITMATMMLRLDDLPQYTQLMERHTEMLLVYGFIEEPRLLLHGGGGGQHTPIHPTALTQQLARSQPGLLVAGMVALHENSKVQLEQADHIFKELGCENCLQVDFWEAMLMASSQEAVIQELLFRLASVYIDRLTQTNSDTHTNPPHKRPTRRSLKSADDLINSCTHYGALYPWLTVLSPAHNTSSQHQEALCKLQSLLCGPSLSVGSVAPLLERLSEETLWGFSLHLLCSTRRGQYDSSIEKLLDRCPQAIIAYANHQLQDKNMVLWWQKLLPELCNRTRAAADNNILLAALKETLVVVAMEMSPAEFLELIPDDGTASYFLPHLLTCSQRHLLA